Proteins encoded together in one Vulcanisaeta thermophila window:
- a CDS encoding GNAT family N-acetyltransferase, with protein sequence MRIRRALPDDVPQIVEFTRSTFPWGDYIPNVISQWINEGTTYVIEDGGRVLGILNAVPLPTGVLWLEGIRIRPEYRRRGLGRTLTEYAMEQGRRIGMRYAMLMVAQWNEPSHNLVRTLGFKPVLTLWAGVAKPTNPRKAEPREYPELIQQALRITNGYLCIGWRCTRATPEYALSTVREIYVGPGIALDQFTAGPPTTNKEQEILSTQPGQYTREHGTYILYEKELT encoded by the coding sequence GTGAGGATTCGCAGGGCATTACCAGATGATGTGCCGCAGATCGTGGAATTTACGAGGAGCACATTCCCCTGGGGCGATTACATACCCAACGTTATAAGCCAGTGGATTAACGAGGGAACAACCTACGTGATTGAGGATGGGGGCAGGGTACTTGGGATACTCAATGCAGTGCCACTACCCACAGGCGTACTCTGGCTTGAGGGAATAAGAATAAGGCCCGAATATAGGCGCAGAGGGCTTGGTAGGACGCTCACGGAGTACGCTATGGAGCAGGGGAGGAGGATTGGCATGAGGTACGCGATGCTCATGGTGGCCCAGTGGAATGAACCAAGCCACAACCTAGTGAGAACCCTGGGCTTCAAACCAGTACTCACACTATGGGCTGGCGTAGCCAAGCCCACAAACCCAAGGAAGGCGGAGCCCAGGGAATACCCAGAACTCATCCAGCAAGCCCTGAGAATAACTAATGGTTATTTATGCATTGGCTGGAGGTGCACCAGGGCAACCCCAGAGTACGCACTGAGTACAGTTAGAGAGATCTACGTGGGGCCCGGGATAGCCCTAGACCAATTCACAGCGGGACCACCCACAACAAACAAGGAACAGGAAATACTATCCACACAACCAGGACAATACACCAGGGAACACGGAACCTACATACTCTACGAGAAAGAACTAACATAA
- a CDS encoding ParA family protein: MNVLTFISASGGTGKTTLAINTAATLALEGHKVLFIDFDNAATATRVLLGDAYGRNYSLPALMKKFIDVRNGEAQVDSIDLDKYVYKHNIPGTPNTSFYVIPGGNISSISTAIKNLPNWGTLLKDIVDRIMEYYNYKPTIIIDSPNWVYEFFEMTLYMNSQYVAITRPEDHEVSKFIDFLKTISARIKEYSGRSPGDLIYYVVNQYRSNMRTSDVLKKWDEVHERISKNIPNVIPLINDREDTYYGKERTRFVGFKYRDYFSLDYYIEEGPFPVRKRAKGDEETVIKQFEAYYEKLKKLLYVEVQDEVYRI; encoded by the coding sequence ATGAATGTTTTAACGTTTATTTCCGCCAGTGGCGGTACAGGTAAGACCACACTGGCCATAAACACGGCAGCCACGTTGGCCCTTGAGGGTCACAAGGTCTTGTTCATAGATTTTGATAATGCGGCCACGGCAACCAGGGTATTACTTGGTGATGCCTATGGCAGGAATTATTCATTACCTGCGTTAATGAAGAAATTCATTGATGTGAGGAATGGGGAGGCCCAGGTGGATTCCATAGACCTTGATAAGTATGTGTATAAGCACAACATACCCGGTACCCCAAACACCTCGTTCTACGTGATCCCAGGTGGTAATATTTCTAGTATATCCACGGCAATAAAGAACCTACCCAACTGGGGTACGTTGCTCAAGGACATTGTTGACCGCATAATGGAGTATTACAATTATAAGCCAACGATAATCATTGACTCGCCCAATTGGGTTTATGAGTTCTTTGAGATGACGCTCTATATGAACAGCCAATATGTGGCCATTACCAGGCCTGAGGATCATGAGGTGAGCAAGTTCATTGACTTCCTAAAGACCATCTCCGCTAGGATTAAGGAGTATTCTGGGAGGAGTCCTGGTGACTTGATATACTATGTTGTTAATCAGTACAGGTCTAATATGAGGACTAGTGATGTGCTTAAAAAGTGGGATGAGGTTCATGAAAGAATTAGTAAGAATATTCCCAATGTAATACCCCTTATCAACGATAGGGAGGACACTTACTACGGTAAGGAAAGAACCAGATTCGTTGGCTTTAAGTATAGGGATTACTTCTCGCTTGATTATTACATTGAGGAGGGTCCATTCCCAGTTAGGAAGCGTGCTAAGGGTGATGAGGAAACTGTTATTAAGCAGTTTGAGGCTTATTATGAAAAATTGAAAAAATTACTGTATGTGGAGGTTCAGGATGAAGTGTATCGAATCTGA
- a CDS encoding 5-formyltetrahydrofolate cyclo-ligase, whose protein sequence is MDVKDVKQSIRERIWRLLEERNVATFPRPVYNRIPNFVGSDRACGLVATLPEFVRARVVKVNPDAPQRRCRELVLNMGKILIMPTPRIKNGFLILNPNSIPREHHREASTIGGAFRWGRTLNPREAPNIDLVIIGSVAVNPITGRRLGKSHGYAEIEWGIMSALGKVNEETPVVTTVHELQLVSDEIPREPFDLPVDIVVTPHRVIRVRRIDGKPRGIYWDYVTEEMMKEIPILRELRNEGV, encoded by the coding sequence ATGGATGTTAAGGATGTGAAGCAGAGCATTAGGGAGAGGATATGGAGACTGCTTGAGGAGAGGAACGTGGCAACATTCCCAAGGCCCGTTTACAATAGGATACCCAACTTCGTGGGTTCCGACAGGGCTTGCGGGTTGGTTGCAACACTACCCGAGTTCGTCAGGGCCAGGGTGGTTAAGGTAAACCCAGACGCACCCCAGAGGCGCTGTAGGGAGTTGGTGCTTAACATGGGTAAAATCCTAATAATGCCCACACCCAGGATCAAAAACGGCTTCCTAATACTCAACCCCAACTCAATACCAAGGGAACACCACAGGGAGGCATCCACAATAGGCGGAGCCTTCAGGTGGGGGAGGACCCTGAACCCCAGGGAGGCACCGAACATAGACCTGGTCATAATAGGCTCCGTCGCCGTGAACCCAATCACGGGCAGGAGACTGGGCAAGTCACACGGTTATGCGGAGATTGAGTGGGGGATAATGAGTGCCCTGGGCAAGGTCAATGAGGAAACCCCTGTGGTAACCACAGTGCATGAACTACAACTGGTCAGTGATGAAATACCCAGGGAGCCCTTCGACCTACCCGTGGACATAGTGGTGACACCCCACAGGGTAATAAGGGTCAGGCGCATTGATGGGAAGCCCAGGGGCATATACTGGGATTACGTAACCGAGGAAATGATGAAGGAAATACCAATACTCAGGGAATTACGTAACGAAGGGGTTTAA
- a CDS encoding creatininase family protein, translating to MRWWELTWPEFEKVDKTVAILPTGIVEAHGPHLPLGTDALMATYIAEEAAKRTNALLLPTVWYGNTYVLDKFPGTISISNQTLYMLYRDIFREVARNGVKYLVVVNGHGGNVDALNMAAKDVARETDLTIIIINWWIDLAKETRKKVLETPEGHAAEDETSEVWAAYPNLVKQVPRDGSADEWVELRFRVYGKEVYRQEYTKAVQGYPSRASQEKGRAILEAAINELVQLINDLRSGKLPMTRIK from the coding sequence ATGAGGTGGTGGGAGTTAACATGGCCCGAATTCGAGAAGGTGGATAAAACCGTGGCAATACTACCAACAGGCATAGTGGAGGCCCACGGACCCCACCTACCACTGGGCACGGACGCCCTCATGGCAACTTACATAGCCGAGGAAGCAGCCAAAAGAACAAACGCACTACTACTGCCCACCGTATGGTACGGCAACACCTACGTGCTGGATAAATTCCCAGGAACCATATCCATAAGCAACCAAACCCTCTACATGCTCTACAGGGACATATTCAGGGAGGTAGCCAGGAACGGGGTGAAATACCTAGTGGTGGTCAATGGGCATGGGGGCAACGTGGACGCGTTGAACATGGCCGCCAAGGACGTGGCTAGAGAGACCGACCTCACAATAATAATCATAAACTGGTGGATAGACCTAGCCAAGGAAACCAGGAAAAAAGTCCTAGAAACCCCAGAGGGACACGCCGCGGAAGACGAAACCAGCGAGGTATGGGCCGCATACCCCAACCTGGTAAAGCAGGTACCGAGGGACGGAAGCGCCGATGAATGGGTCGAGCTAAGGTTCAGGGTTTACGGGAAGGAGGTCTATAGGCAGGAGTACACGAAGGCAGTGCAGGGATACCCATCAAGGGCGAGCCAGGAAAAGGGCAGGGCAATACTCGAAGCCGCCATTAATGAATTAGTGCAATTAATAAATGACCTAAGAAGCGGTAAACTACCCATGACAAGGATTAAGTAA
- a CDS encoding thioredoxin domain-containing protein has product MEPDERLRCLMRSKSPYILEAMKSPVKWWGWCQEALERARVEDKPILIDVGAGWCHWCHVMDEETYGDPEVADLINNYFIPIKIDRDERPDLDRRFQEIAMLISGQGGWPLTIILTPNGEPMYAATYLPPRDKMGIPGMIRVLRAALDAYRNNREQISELSRQIREALRPEAPREGELDPGIVDDVVTSIAELYDEDNGGFGTMPKFPQPTFHALLLYRGYYVGNVLIKMVTHTLKKMARGGIYDQLCGGFHRYSVDREWLIPHFEKLLIDNAELLINYAETHAATGDEELRETAQGIINYINNTLTNPEGGFYASQDADVDPNDEGGYYKWSVGELKNLLTRDEYEVIYWYYGVYRFGNNEKAVLNRAMELTDVAAKLGMTLGEARKLLESARTKLINARKARKTPRVDTTIYTGWSAAAAIAYMRAADYLGTNTMDQALKTLEFIMNKLYINGELHRYHTSETPGLLEDYAYTALLAMEAYSHTGLRRYLEFAIKLSNDIINKFQAEDGGFYDTQTNDVMNIKIKPITDTPNWSPNSLALMALMNVGRAVGNNRFMETVERGIKALYQAATGYGAGAASYFIALDQSLREPPKIIVIGDPGDVEFKQLLNTALTTFRPGKLVIPITEEVTDLITDETTKTIISQYRKDHKPKAHICAYTACTTPITNPDKLREATQQFMKEKYK; this is encoded by the coding sequence ATGGAGCCAGACGAGAGATTAAGGTGCCTCATGAGGAGTAAATCACCATACATACTAGAGGCCATGAAAAGCCCAGTGAAGTGGTGGGGTTGGTGCCAGGAAGCCCTGGAGAGGGCTAGGGTTGAGGACAAGCCCATACTAATTGACGTGGGCGCCGGGTGGTGTCACTGGTGCCATGTGATGGATGAGGAGACGTATGGGGACCCTGAGGTTGCCGATTTAATCAATAATTACTTCATACCCATAAAGATAGACAGGGACGAGAGGCCAGACCTGGACAGGAGATTCCAGGAAATAGCCATGCTAATATCAGGACAGGGCGGGTGGCCACTCACAATCATACTAACACCCAACGGGGAACCAATGTACGCAGCCACCTACCTACCACCAAGGGATAAGATGGGAATCCCAGGGATGATAAGGGTCTTAAGGGCGGCACTGGATGCGTATAGGAACAATAGGGAGCAGATAAGCGAGTTATCCAGGCAAATACGGGAGGCACTAAGGCCCGAGGCACCGCGGGAGGGCGAGCTGGACCCTGGCATTGTTGATGATGTGGTGACGAGCATTGCGGAGCTCTATGATGAGGACAACGGCGGTTTCGGCACAATGCCCAAATTCCCACAACCCACATTCCACGCACTACTCCTATACAGGGGGTACTACGTGGGCAACGTACTAATCAAGATGGTAACCCACACACTAAAGAAAATGGCGCGCGGGGGCATTTATGACCAATTATGCGGCGGATTCCACAGGTACTCCGTGGATAGGGAATGGTTGATACCACACTTCGAAAAACTACTAATAGACAACGCAGAACTACTAATAAACTACGCAGAAACCCACGCAGCCACCGGCGACGAGGAACTAAGGGAGACGGCACAGGGAATAATAAACTACATAAACAACACACTAACAAACCCAGAGGGTGGATTCTACGCAAGCCAGGACGCAGACGTGGACCCAAATGACGAGGGAGGATACTACAAATGGAGCGTGGGCGAATTAAAGAATCTACTGACCAGGGATGAGTACGAAGTGATTTACTGGTACTACGGAGTGTACAGGTTTGGCAATAATGAGAAGGCAGTACTAAACAGGGCCATGGAACTCACCGACGTGGCAGCCAAACTGGGCATGACCCTGGGCGAGGCCAGGAAACTCCTGGAATCAGCAAGAACCAAGCTAATAAACGCCAGGAAAGCAAGGAAAACACCCAGGGTGGACACAACCATATACACAGGCTGGTCAGCAGCGGCAGCCATAGCATACATGAGGGCCGCGGATTACCTGGGAACCAACACCATGGACCAGGCATTGAAAACCCTGGAATTCATAATGAATAAACTATACATAAACGGAGAACTACACAGGTACCACACCTCGGAAACACCGGGACTACTTGAGGACTACGCATACACAGCGTTACTAGCCATGGAAGCCTACAGCCACACGGGACTGAGGAGGTACCTGGAATTCGCCATAAAACTAAGCAACGACATAATCAACAAGTTCCAGGCAGAGGATGGGGGATTCTACGACACACAAACAAACGACGTAATGAACATAAAAATAAAACCAATAACAGACACACCCAACTGGAGCCCCAACTCCCTAGCACTAATGGCACTAATGAACGTGGGCAGGGCAGTGGGAAACAACAGGTTCATGGAAACCGTGGAAAGGGGCATAAAGGCACTATACCAAGCAGCCACGGGGTACGGGGCAGGAGCCGCATCATACTTCATAGCCCTAGACCAAAGCCTAAGGGAACCACCAAAAATCATAGTAATAGGTGATCCAGGGGACGTGGAATTCAAGCAATTACTAAACACGGCACTAACAACCTTCAGACCAGGAAAACTCGTAATACCCATAACAGAGGAAGTAACAGACCTAATAACAGACGAAACCACAAAAACCATAATAAGCCAGTACAGGAAGGACCACAAACCAAAAGCCCACATATGCGCATACACCGCATGCACCACACCCATAACAAACCCAGACAAACTAAGGGAGGCAACACAACAATTCATGAAGGAAAAATACAAATAA
- a CDS encoding zinc ribbon domain-containing protein has product MTQSRNKGNAGNPGQGAPSASSPVLVCGIDQNKASIDISCLLPKDVDVNAVVSEFEQYFVNVIYREWRGVDVYDALMIVDGDIIYMRIPIPSEEEDNPHNQVRVWVTLWAATKLIKLFRRLRNIHGIQGVIGIEDLRGLALKRKLNILRYSRVFNLLVVSKRPLMTRRIPSLMDVNYEYEASMLRGHGNHYYIIAIDPKGTSSICGLCAIKEARFQPVVELKNRKVKCPRHGIIDRDFNASLNIMRLAYIAYMALKRFITNPARGGERPWAPSPGPTHPGLGRSMMKSWIADAPDVEDRKDMTRAPLRGTSCATETGFSRWYRGFAYLVSETPRAIPELRAGLTTTSYLIIFTSKTHAHKPHVGFYD; this is encoded by the coding sequence ATGACGCAAAGTCGCAATAAGGGGAACGCAGGGAACCCAGGGCAAGGCGCCCCCAGTGCTTCAAGCCCAGTACTAGTCTGCGGCATAGACCAAAACAAGGCATCAATAGACATATCATGCCTACTACCCAAAGACGTGGATGTAAATGCCGTGGTTAGTGAGTTTGAGCAATACTTCGTAAATGTGATTTATAGGGAGTGGCGTGGGGTTGATGTTTATGATGCGTTGATGATTGTGGATGGTGACATCATCTACATGAGGATTCCAATACCAAGTGAGGAAGAGGACAACCCACACAACCAAGTAAGGGTGTGGGTGACGCTATGGGCAGCCACTAAGCTGATTAAGCTGTTCAGGAGACTACGCAACATTCACGGCATACAGGGCGTAATTGGCATTGAGGACCTAAGGGGCTTAGCACTCAAGAGAAAACTAAACATACTCAGGTACAGCCGAGTATTCAACCTACTAGTGGTCAGCAAGAGGCCATTAATGACCCGTAGGATACCCTCATTGATGGATGTGAATTACGAATACGAGGCATCAATGCTTAGGGGCCACGGCAACCACTACTACATAATTGCGATTGATCCAAAAGGCACGAGCAGCATATGCGGCCTCTGTGCTATAAAGGAAGCAAGGTTCCAACCAGTTGTGGAATTAAAAAACAGGAAAGTGAAATGCCCAAGACACGGCATCATCGATAGAGACTTCAACGCATCACTGAATATAATGCGTTTAGCGTACATCGCGTACATGGCACTCAAAAGATTCATCACCAACCCAGCTCGGGGTGGGGAAAGGCCCTGGGCACCCAGCCCGGGGCCCACCCACCCCGGGCTGGGGAGAAGTATGATGAAGAGTTGGATTGCGGATGCCCCAGATGTAGAAGACCGAAAAGACATGACACGGGCTCCGTTGCGTGGCACCAGCTGCGCAACGGAAACCGGCTTCAGCCGGTGGTACCGGGGCTTTGCATATTTAGTATCTGAAACGCCCAGGGCCATCCCAGAACTCCGGGCTGGGTTAACGACAACAAGCTACCTAATAATCTTTACGTCGAAAACCCACGCCCACAAACCCCACGTGGGGTTTTATGATTGA
- a CDS encoding cytochrome ubiquinol oxidase subunit I: MDSALQALYVHSANTSLAMDMTILGIYLHATFVSFTLGFLLAILAWLIQWGRTGDELFLRYSKTLSVVWLINFGLGAVTGTIVEFGLLDIWPTSILLFSSSAFIPLFWEATIAFIGEAALAGLFVLGIGRWRLRYVIPLLIATWFLGSLSGYFILDANSWMNVPWGMGNIPHVLYPFLPTYGPSVANLTATLTLAALLYHYTLSGAGSAALANPSFTGMVGTYLTNPWVVLFNPDAVVTTFHTLLAAYAVGLGAVALALSVRYLRTRDGRYMRLLRPVLWALVVVLIVQPTIVGHFMGDTVVEYQPTKFTALVTLTGGPGVYGYEFYDPIEALFAYGNPFHPIHGFGYYLDQCNYLGNMTFAQLYSEVDPDPGITQLLGPLMNTTLASNCRAAVLSLEPLAPLVSAFYYTMIGSGIVIFAAALLVLFTYLLRVPVISSITDAINNKLLAKLLRGNDNVLPALSVVMALGSAVASVAGWAAREVGRQPWTVYGLITTNEVVTSVPLTPVFVVFVMVVLIAIAVAGTLGMYYAATRPELLDRVRRVVLGGGA; encoded by the coding sequence ATGGATAGTGCCCTTCAAGCCCTCTACGTGCACTCTGCTAATACTTCCCTGGCCATGGACATGACAATACTGGGTATTTACCTGCACGCAACGTTTGTTTCATTCACGCTGGGCTTTCTCCTAGCCATACTGGCCTGGTTAATCCAATGGGGCAGGACTGGCGATGAGTTGTTCCTTAGGTATTCCAAGACCCTCAGTGTGGTTTGGCTCATTAACTTTGGTCTTGGTGCTGTCACTGGTACCATTGTGGAGTTTGGCTTGCTTGATATATGGCCCACGTCCATTCTTTTATTCTCATCATCAGCATTCATACCCCTGTTTTGGGAGGCAACCATAGCATTCATAGGTGAGGCTGCCCTGGCTGGTTTGTTTGTCCTTGGTATTGGTAGGTGGAGGCTTAGGTACGTGATACCGCTGTTGATAGCCACTTGGTTCCTGGGCTCGCTCTCTGGCTACTTCATACTTGACGCTAATTCCTGGATGAACGTGCCCTGGGGCATGGGCAACATACCCCATGTACTATACCCATTCCTACCCACCTACGGACCGAGTGTTGCTAATCTCACGGCAACACTGACACTGGCCGCACTGCTCTACCACTACACGCTTAGTGGTGCTGGTTCGGCTGCCCTGGCCAACCCATCGTTCACGGGCATGGTTGGTACGTACCTAACTAATCCATGGGTTGTTCTTTTCAATCCAGATGCTGTGGTGACTACATTCCATACGTTACTCGCAGCCTATGCGGTGGGTCTTGGTGCTGTGGCCTTGGCCCTGAGCGTTAGGTACCTTAGGACCCGCGATGGTAGGTACATGAGGTTATTAAGGCCTGTGCTTTGGGCGCTGGTTGTTGTGCTCATTGTGCAGCCAACCATTGTGGGGCACTTCATGGGTGATACTGTGGTTGAGTACCAGCCCACGAAGTTCACGGCCTTGGTAACCCTCACGGGCGGCCCTGGGGTTTATGGTTATGAGTTCTACGACCCAATAGAGGCGTTGTTTGCCTATGGTAACCCATTCCACCCAATACATGGTTTTGGGTATTACCTGGACCAGTGTAATTACCTGGGCAACATGACCTTCGCCCAACTATACAGCGAGGTGGATCCAGACCCAGGGATAACCCAGCTCCTCGGCCCATTAATGAACACCACCCTGGCCAGTAATTGCAGGGCTGCCGTGCTCTCCCTCGAGCCCCTTGCCCCGTTGGTCAGCGCCTTTTACTACACCATGATTGGTTCTGGCATTGTCATATTCGCAGCGGCGCTGCTCGTATTATTTACGTACCTGCTTAGGGTTCCGGTCATTAGTTCCATAACCGACGCCATAAACAATAAACTACTGGCTAAGCTGCTGAGGGGTAATGACAATGTTTTGCCTGCCCTCTCGGTGGTCATGGCCCTGGGCTCCGCAGTGGCCTCAGTGGCTGGTTGGGCCGCTAGGGAGGTTGGTAGGCAGCCCTGGACCGTGTATGGGTTGATAACTACCAACGAGGTCGTCACCAGCGTCCCCCTGACCCCAGTGTTTGTGGTGTTTGTCATGGTTGTGCTCATAGCAATAGCCGTGGCGGGTACCCTGGGCATGTACTACGCAGCCACTAGGCCCGAGTTGCTGGATAGGGTTAGGAGGGTCGTGCTGGGTGGTGGGGCATGA
- a CDS encoding cytochrome ubiquinol oxidase subunit I, with translation MSGYGLLAFSLLGFVLIMHLIFVNALIGAVVLAVIMRFLAYRRGDPSLEYLARNSFMIAVVSDLFGGVWGTVLTVTLAGLFPSMTAIFMRVDFYPVAIALAGILVSIPLIIMYWHLWYRVSPRTHALMGIPLLVSVLLVPIGFRYLFAELDYPMGLNGQVNPVAVFSNPLYPPLILHTLLGATDIGVFMVAAVLSTRRNLNINAVKYALGIGVMLLIPQAIAGAYYYVTLGRYDPYIVSAISGPLLGYKPSTVLFYPAFYAAIALTVALAVVATYAFYLTMQGRVNRALNIGAGVIAELVLVLMEYVNDGSRYPYMFPGIPVDRLLNTLIPIPITGIVVAIASVLVFTAIFSIYIYEAVLRRLLPEEETHLTMQGH, from the coding sequence ATGAGCGGTTATGGGCTTCTGGCCTTCTCCCTACTGGGCTTTGTGTTGATTATGCACTTGATATTCGTTAATGCGCTCATTGGCGCTGTGGTGCTTGCGGTGATCATGAGGTTCCTAGCCTATAGGCGTGGTGACCCATCCCTTGAGTACCTGGCCAGGAACTCCTTCATGATAGCAGTTGTGTCGGACCTATTCGGTGGTGTCTGGGGCACAGTACTCACGGTGACCCTGGCCGGCCTATTCCCGAGTATGACGGCGATATTCATGAGGGTTGACTTCTACCCAGTGGCCATTGCCCTCGCAGGCATATTGGTGAGCATACCGCTGATAATAATGTACTGGCACCTGTGGTACAGGGTCAGCCCAAGGACTCACGCACTAATGGGGATACCACTACTGGTCTCGGTGCTGCTGGTGCCCATTGGCTTTAGGTACCTCTTCGCCGAGCTTGATTACCCCATGGGTCTCAATGGCCAGGTCAACCCAGTGGCTGTGTTTTCGAACCCACTCTACCCACCGCTGATCCTGCACACGCTGCTGGGCGCCACGGATATAGGCGTGTTCATGGTGGCCGCGGTACTCTCCACAAGGAGGAACCTAAACATCAATGCCGTGAAGTACGCCTTGGGCATTGGCGTAATGCTACTCATACCCCAGGCCATCGCCGGGGCTTATTACTACGTGACCCTGGGGAGGTACGACCCATATATAGTGAGTGCCATATCAGGTCCATTGCTGGGTTACAAACCATCCACGGTACTCTTCTACCCAGCCTTCTACGCAGCCATTGCGTTGACAGTGGCCCTGGCTGTGGTGGCCACGTACGCATTCTACCTAACAATGCAGGGCAGGGTTAATAGGGCCCTAAACATTGGCGCCGGCGTAATTGCAGAGTTGGTATTGGTGCTTATGGAGTATGTGAATGATGGCTCCAGGTACCCATACATGTTCCCTGGAATACCAGTGGATAGGCTCCTCAATACGTTAATCCCAATACCAATAACGGGCATTGTGGTTGCCATAGCCTCAGTCCTGGTCTTTACAGCGATCTTCAGCATATACATCTACGAGGCGGTGCTCAGGAGATTACTGCCTGAGGAGGAAACGCACTTAACCATGCAGGGCCATTAA
- a CDS encoding serine hydrolase, whose amino-acid sequence MDFGDIEEFVLTRMRETKLPSVALGIVRNDELVYARGFGFRDLERGLPATPGTVYGIGSITKSFTALAILKLAQEGRLGLDDPVENYVPLRLRAMGEPIRIHHLLTHTSGIPALGYAEAFINGALGLEGTWLPLSSPSDVLAFMRGYGDWVVSRPGERFFYLNEGYVLLGYVISRVSGIPYEDYVTQHILKPLGMGRTYIRAEDVFRDPEVAVPYIVDRNGTHIPSRFPFGITSDGGLLSNVIDMSRYVRMLINRGELGGARIIGRDYLELAERRYVDVPWRIIGDEGYGYGLIISENFFGRKLVQHSGNVLVYTAYMAYIPSDKLGIVIMSNAQGYPLTKMGIYILTKLLGHEPTELWTFKLEEALKRLEGVYEAYSGTVRVTVTAQGDYLVMKSSTKYTEESVVLIPEEVGDDYARFYTLMYGSRIPVEFTVKDGQVYMLYERYRFIRRR is encoded by the coding sequence ATGGACTTCGGGGACATTGAGGAATTCGTACTTACTAGGATGAGGGAGACCAAACTCCCAAGCGTGGCCCTGGGCATTGTCAGGAATGATGAGTTGGTCTACGCCAGGGGGTTTGGGTTTAGGGATTTGGAGAGGGGTTTACCCGCAACGCCGGGTACTGTCTACGGTATTGGGTCAATAACCAAGAGCTTCACCGCACTCGCGATCCTTAAGCTGGCCCAGGAGGGTAGGTTGGGGCTTGATGATCCCGTGGAGAATTACGTGCCACTGAGGCTGAGGGCCATGGGCGAGCCCATCAGGATACACCACCTACTAACGCACACCAGCGGAATACCAGCACTGGGCTACGCTGAGGCCTTCATAAACGGTGCACTGGGGCTTGAGGGGACCTGGCTTCCGCTGTCATCACCCAGTGACGTGTTGGCTTTCATGAGGGGCTATGGGGATTGGGTTGTTTCAAGGCCTGGTGAGAGGTTCTTCTACCTCAATGAGGGGTACGTGCTGCTTGGCTACGTAATAAGCAGGGTCAGTGGAATCCCCTATGAGGACTACGTAACACAGCACATACTAAAGCCGCTGGGCATGGGTAGGACCTACATCAGGGCTGAGGATGTGTTTAGGGATCCGGAGGTGGCGGTGCCATACATCGTGGACAGGAACGGCACGCACATACCCAGTAGGTTCCCGTTCGGCATAACGTCTGACGGTGGGTTACTGAGCAATGTGATTGACATGTCCAGGTACGTGAGGATGCTAATAAACAGGGGTGAGTTGGGTGGCGCCAGGATCATTGGTAGGGATTACCTGGAGCTCGCCGAGAGGAGGTACGTAGACGTGCCCTGGAGGATAATTGGTGATGAGGGCTACGGCTACGGATTAATAATCAGTGAGAACTTCTTCGGGAGGAAGCTGGTGCAGCATAGTGGTAATGTCCTGGTGTACACGGCATACATGGCCTACATACCCAGCGATAAACTGGGCATTGTAATAATGAGCAACGCCCAGGGCTACCCACTGACCAAAATGGGCATTTACATACTAACCAAACTACTGGGTCACGAACCCACGGAACTATGGACATTCAAACTTGAGGAGGCGCTTAAGAGGCTCGAGGGGGTTTACGAAGCGTACAGCGGCACAGTCAGGGTTACAGTCACCGCACAGGGCGACTACCTAGTGATGAAAAGCTCGACCAAGTACACCGAGGAATCCGTGGTATTAATACCCGAGGAGGTAGGTGATGACTATGCCAGGTTCTACACATTAATGTACGGCTCCAGGATCCCCGTGGAATTCACAGTAAAGGATGGGCAGGTCTACATGCTCTACGAGAGGTATAGGTTCATAAGGAGGAGGTAA